One genomic segment of Rhodothermales bacterium includes these proteins:
- a CDS encoding ribonuclease HII, protein MPTFEIEHRYWTHGYRWVAGVDEAGRGCLAGPVVAAAVVFAPGTRIVGLDDSKKLTPVVREGLIDRIVAEALAVGIGQCSPAEIDELNILHASLEAMRRAVHDLALAPDCLLIDGNKAIEEAPWPQETVVKGDARSLSIAAASIVAKVTRDRLMVRLHDDFPAYGWAGHKGYPTAAHYDALRLHGPSPHHRRSFRLA, encoded by the coding sequence ATGCCTACGTTCGAGATAGAGCATCGTTATTGGACGCACGGGTATCGGTGGGTAGCGGGCGTCGATGAGGCGGGACGAGGATGCCTTGCTGGGCCCGTCGTGGCCGCGGCGGTTGTGTTCGCGCCCGGAACCCGGATCGTTGGGCTCGACGACTCGAAGAAGCTGACGCCGGTCGTGCGGGAAGGGCTCATAGACCGGATCGTCGCCGAGGCCCTCGCCGTCGGCATCGGGCAGTGCTCGCCGGCCGAGATCGACGAACTAAACATCCTGCATGCCTCGCTGGAAGCGATGCGCCGCGCCGTGCACGACCTCGCGCTCGCGCCGGACTGCCTGCTGATCGACGGCAACAAGGCCATCGAAGAAGCTCCGTGGCCGCAGGAGACCGTCGTCAAAGGCGACGCCCGCAGCCTGTCGATCGCCGCCGCTTCCATCGTGGCGAAGGTGACGCGGGATCGGCTGATGGTCCGGCTCCACGACGACTTCCCCGCGTACGGATGGGCCGGCCACAAGGGATACCCCACCGCCGCCCACTACGATGCGCTTCGCCTTCACGGCCCGAGCCCCCACCACCGGCGCTCGTTCCGGCTCGCGTAG
- a CDS encoding shikimate kinase translates to MPPPRVYITGSMGSGKSTAGPLVAEQLGYRFLDLDAEVERAAGATISELFVRRGERTFRALETAVLSEAAAQERVVVATGGGALANEGNLLMAETSGFIVYLKLSPAVLAGRLHGPNGRPLLHDEEGHPMTEEQIVTRLGELIDQRERFYQHADVVIEAEGMTPPEVAAAIVESLPVVAA, encoded by the coding sequence ATGCCTCCTCCCCGCGTCTACATCACCGGCTCCATGGGCAGCGGCAAGAGCACCGCCGGCCCCCTCGTCGCCGAGCAACTCGGCTATCGCTTCCTCGACCTCGACGCCGAGGTGGAGCGTGCCGCCGGAGCGACGATCTCCGAGCTGTTCGTCCGGCGCGGCGAGCGCACGTTCCGCGCCCTCGAAACGGCCGTGCTGTCCGAGGCCGCTGCGCAGGAGCGGGTCGTCGTTGCCACGGGCGGGGGCGCGCTCGCCAACGAAGGCAACTTGCTGATGGCCGAGACCAGCGGGTTCATCGTGTACCTCAAGCTGTCCCCGGCCGTGCTTGCGGGACGCCTCCACGGCCCCAACGGCCGTCCGCTGCTCCACGACGAAGAGGGGCACCCGATGACGGAAGAGCAGATCGTCACGCGGCTCGGCGAACTGATCGACCAGCGCGAGCGGTTCTACCAGCACGCCGACGTCGTGATCGAGGCCGAAGGAATGACGCCGCCCGAAGTGGCCGCCGCCATCGTCGAATCGCTCCCGGTTGTTGCGGCGTGA